Within Gemmatimonadaceae bacterium, the genomic segment GTCTACGACGCCAAGGCCGTGTCCATCGGCGGCGCCTCGGCGATCCACGTCACGGGCGACGCCCCCATCGCGCGCATCGTCGCGCAGCTCGATTCCATCGTCGGATTCGAGCCGGCGTCACGCTGCCTCATCGCGGCCCTGGCACCGAAGCCGGATCCCGCCGACGCGCGCATCGCCGACAGCTCGCTCACCGCGCAGCTGCAGCTCGTGCGCCGCCTGCTGCACGCCGATGCCACCTGCCAGCAACATCCCGCGCTTGGCGCGGCGGTGCTCGCGCAGTTCACGCCCTCGTCACCGTTGTGGCAGCTGGACGACGTGATGCGGCGGCGCACGCTGCTGCTCGCGGCGCGGCAGGTGGCGGGCCAGCCGGGGGTGAACACGCCACCGGCCATCGCGGCCGTGCGCGACCGCTTCGATGCCGCGCTCGCGGCGCAGGCCGACACGGCCGCACGGCGCGACCTGCTCGTGGCGGCAGCCGAGACCTTCATGCCGGAAGACACCGTGACGGCGCAGCGGTATGCGGCGCGCCTGGTGGCGGAGTCGTACGACGATGCGCGCGTGCCCCCGGTGCTCCGCCTCACCGGCTACAACCGCGTGCTGCAGCCGGGACGGATGGTGCCGGCGTTCCGCCTCGCGTCGATGGACAGCGCCGGTCGCACGATCACGAACGAGACACTGCGCGGCAGGGCCTACCTGCTCGACGTCTGGGCCACCTGGTGCCGCGACTGCATCGTCGAGATCCCCGCGCTGCGGTCGGTGCATGCGAAGTACCGGGCGCGGGGACTGCGGCTGCTCTCGGTGTCGGTGGACGAGGAGCAGGCCACCGCCGACACCTATCGTCGCGAGCGTGAGCCGATGCCCTGGATGCACGCGTGGGCCGGCGCCGCGCCCGAGGGGGGGCCGCTGGCCGCCTTCGAGGTGCAGTGGCTTCCCACCACGATCCTCGTGGGCCGTGACGGACGGATTCTCGCGCTGGCGCCGCAGCTCGAGTCGCCCGAATTCGCGCAACTCGTCGAGCGGGCGCTCCGGTGAGGTGCTGATGCGTGCGCGTCACGTCACGCGAGCCGCGGCCCGGAGCCTCGTCGCGTCCCTCGCGCTGCTGCCGGCCACCGCGGTCGCGCAGGCTGGCGGCGGCGCGCCGGCGCGGCCGATCACGATGCTGGGTGGCAGCACGGCGCACGCCCGCGGCACGCTCGACGCGGTGAGCGTGGGCGAGGGAGTGGCCGAGGTGCTCGTGACGTTGCACGTGGCGCCGGGTTGGCACATCTCGTGGCGCAATCCCGGTGAGACGGGGCTGCCGACCCGGTTGCTCTGGAGCCTGCCGTCGGGCGTGGCCGTCACCGCCGAACGCTGGCCCGTGCCCGTCGTGACGCACACGCCGGTGGGTGTGACGCACACGCTCGAGGGCGCGGTGCCATGGCTGGTGACGCTCCGGACCCCGGTCGGCATGGGAGCGGACCGTCTGGTCGGGGTCACGCTCCGCTACGGCATCTGTCGCGACGTCTGCATCCCCGAGCAGCTCACGGTGCAGGGCGAGGTGCCGGTGCGCGGGGGGAGCGTGGTGCCCGTGTCGCCGGCGCTGCGCTCGCGGCTCGTGAGCGAGGCGCCGCCGGTGGCTGGCCGTCGCCGCTCGTCGACGTCACTCTGCCTGGACCGGCCCCCGGGCGGCAGCGGGCCGGCGGAGGTGATCGCCGACACCGGCACGGCCCTGGATGGTGCCGTCCGGATGCGCCCGTCGGGCCGGGCCGCGCTGCTGACGATCCCGGCAGCGGCCACGCCGCGGCATGGCACCCCGCTGCTGTTCGTGCGCGGCACCGCGGCGGTCAGCGCCCGGCTGGACCTGCGCGCCCCCGCGCCGGGCTGCGGGCGGCGGTAGCGGGCGACGGTCGGGTGGGCCAACCGATCCGGTGGCGCGCGCGTATCCTTGTGTCGCGGCGCCCCATGGTCTCGGGGTGTTCGCCCGCTTCCACCCCACTTCGGGATCCGTCATGCGATCTGTTGTCCGTCTGTCACTGCTCCTTGGCGCTGTGGGATCGGCGCTCGGCGCGCAGGCCACCCTCGACTCGACGACCATCGGCGCCATGCGCTGGCGGGCGATCGGCCCGGCCAACATGGGCGGGCGCATCACCGACGTCGAAGGCATCCCGTCGCCGTCGAAGACTTTCTACGTCGCAACGGCCGGCGGCGGCATCTGGAAGACCACCAACGCCGGCACGACCTTCCGGCCGATCTTCGAGAACCAGCGCTGCGTGGCGATGGGTGACCTCGCGATTGCCCCGTCGGACACCAACATCATCTACGCCGGCACCGGCGAGCAGAACTCGCGCAACTCCATCTCGCCGGGCTGCGGCGTGTTCAAGAGCACCGACGGCGGCCGCACGTGGAACTCCCTCGGCCTCGCCGAGACCGAGCACATCGGCCGGATCCAGGTGCACCCGCGCGACCCGAACACCGTCTACATGGCCGTCCTCGGCTCGGCCTGGAAGGCCAGCCGCGCGCGCGGGCTCTACAAGTCCACCGACGGCGGCACGTCGTGGACCGTCATCAAGTTCATCAGCGACCGCGCCGGCTTCATCGACGTGCAGCTCGACCCGACGAACCCTGACATCGTCTGGGCGTCGAGCTACGAGCGCATGCGCGGCCCGTACTTCCTGCAGAGCGGTGGGCCCGGCAGCGCGTTGTGGAAGTCCACCGACGCCGGCGCCACGTTCACGAAGGTCAGCGGCGGTGGCTTCCCGGCCTCCACGCTCGGCCGCATCGAGATCGCGATCGCGCGCTCCAACCCGCGGATCATGTACACGATGCTCGAGGCGGACACGCTGCCGAACGCGGTGAAGGACGCCACGAAGAAGCCGCAGGAGAAGCTCAGCGGCCTGTATCGCAGCGAGGATGGCGGCGCGACGTGGGTGCGGACGAACAAGGAGAACGTCCGGCCGTTCTACTACTCGCAGGTGCGCGTCGACCCCCGCAATCCCGACCGCGTGTACTTCTCGTCCACGCCGGTGAAGGTCTCGGATGATGGCGGGAAGACCGCCCGTGACGCGACGCAGGGCATCCACGTGGACCATCACGCAATGTGGATCGATCCCGCGGACCCCGAGCACATCGTGGTCGGCAACGACGGCGGCGTGGCCCAGACCTGGGACCGCGGCGGCAACTACGACGCGCTGAACATCATCAACATCGGCCAGTTCTACGCCGTCAGCTACGACATGCAGGTGCCCTACCGCGTCTGCGGCGGCCTGCAGGACAACGGCTCCTGGTGTGGCCCGAGCCGCCGCGTGCGCGGCCAGATCAGCAACGAGAACTGGGTCTACATCAGTGGTGGCGACGGCTTCTACACGGCCAACGATCCCACCGACCCGGACATCGTCTACAGCGAGAGCCAGGGCGGGAGCATGGGCCGGCTGAACATGAGCACCGGCGAGCGCACCTCCCTCGCCAAGCCGAGCTGGCGCCCGGGGTACATGCAGCTCGAGGACTCCATCCTCGTCGAGCGTGGCGACACCACGAAGCCCGAGACGCCGGCACAGCGCCGGCGCATCGCCGCCTTCCGGGCGCGCCAGGTGGCCGACTCCGTCGCCCTCGACCTGCGCTGGAACTGGAACACACCCTTCTTCCTCTCGGCGCACAACCCGTCGGTGTTCTACGCCGGCGCCAACCGCGTCGTGAAGTCCACGCAGCGTGGTGACAACCTGGTCGCGATCTCCCCCGATTTGTCGCAGCGCGACACGATGAAGATCCGCGTCAGCACGAAGACCACCGGCGGCATCACCCTCGATGCGACGGGGGCCGAGACCTTCGGCACGATCACGGCGCTCAACGAGTCGCCGATCCGGCCCGGCCTCCTGTATGCCGGCACCGACGACGGCAACGTCTGGCTCACCCGGAACGACGGGGCCACCTGGGA encodes:
- a CDS encoding redoxin domain-containing protein, translating into MTLLSRRRAVSALAMACSVGAGQQPLAAQATDSTVISGTVRGADFRVPVRADVELVPVRNADRGVRAQAGADGAFRVSSGAPGPYRIRAAGVGYRGLERAIPVRGHATLSVTLTLAGLPSGLAKGPLVGVSTDADAARPRPDLPPAVLLVRGADGRNTGALTARRDTLAYRVVDITARTYLPPAGAPAFRWAEDGEYEGLLPATKGQDVRLVYDAKAVSIGGASAIHVTGDAPIARIVAQLDSIVGFEPASRCLIAALAPKPDPADARIADSSLTAQLQLVRRLLHADATCQQHPALGAAVLAQFTPSSPLWQLDDVMRRRTLLLAARQVAGQPGVNTPPAIAAVRDRFDAALAAQADTAARRDLLVAAAETFMPEDTVTAQRYAARLVAESYDDARVPPVLRLTGYNRVLQPGRMVPAFRLASMDSAGRTITNETLRGRAYLLDVWATWCRDCIVEIPALRSVHAKYRARGLRLLSVSVDEEQATADTYRREREPMPWMHAWAGAAPEGGPLAAFEVQWLPTTILVGRDGRILALAPQLESPEFAQLVERALR